The window AATGCTCTTGATCAATATTTGAATCTTCCGCCGGTGAGGGGATGTGTAGCTGGCCGGGGTTGGGGGTGAGGgcagagggaaggaggggaggattagagagggagaggaaggggtaAGGGTTGTAGAGGAAAGGGAATGGAGAAATGGAATGGGGGAGAGGTATTGTGGGAGGGAGATGACGTGACAtgacgtgtgtgtgagagagtgagagagagagagagggagagagagagagagaaggagagggaagggagagagaaagataagggagggagagagagagagagaaagagagagagagagagagagtgagagagagagagagagagagagagagagagagagagagagagagagagagagagagagagagagagagagagagagagagagagagagagagagagagagaaaagagagactaGTAAGGTGCAGAGGTTTGGAGAGAAAaggcacacacatgcacacacacacacaaacccacacatacacacacacacatacacacacacaaatgctaCCAGGGAGTAGAGTATGACATAATAGGGGACAATGTTTAAGACACAGTATAGTCCTGGAAGAGGGTAGAGGTGTGCCAGCAGGACATCCCCCCCTGGCCCCGGCTGGCACCCTTCCTCCCACCCACAAACTAACCCACTCTAATACACCCGGGCCATGAACAACATATCCAAAAGGAAATCAGCCTTTAGGTAGACTTTAGAGATAAAAAGATCTTCGCCACAGAGGCGAAGTTTACAAGCATAATTGGGAAGGTTGTTTTGCAGAGAGATTACCGAGCAATACCAGGCAATACCGAGCAATGTCGAGCAATGTCGAGCAATACCGAGCAATACCGAGCAATACCAAGCAATACCGAGCAATACCAGGCAATACCGAGCAATACCAGGCAATACCGAGCAATGTCGAGCAATGTCGAGCAATACCGAGCAATACCGAGCAATACCAAGCAATACCGAGCAATACCAGGCAATACCGAGCAATACCAGGCAATACCGAGCAATGTCGAGCAATGTCGAGCAATACCGAGCAATACCGAGCAATACCAAGCAATACCGAGCAATACCAGGCAATACCGAGCAATACCAGGCAATACCGAGCAATACCAGGCAATACCAGGCAATACCAGGCAATACCGAGCAATACCAGGCAATACCGAGCAATACCAGGCAATACCGAGCAATACCAGGCAATACCAGGCAATACCAGGCAATACCGAGCAATACCGAGCAATACCAGGCAATACCGAGCAATACCAGGCAATACCAGGCAATACCAGGCAATACCAGGCAATACCGAGCAATACCGAGCCGTACCGAGCAATACCAGGCAATACCGAGCAATACCGAGCCATACCGAGCAATACCGAGCAATACCAAGCAATACCAAGCAATACCGAGCAATACCAAGCAATACCAAGCAATACCAAGCAATACCAAGCAATACCAGGCAATACCAAGTAATATCGAGCAATACCGAGCAATACCGAGCAATACCGAGCAATACCGAAAGTTAAAAGAggcgaggaaggagggcagcagcACATGTCTCCACCACAGCGGTCACAACAAGAGTGTGAGGGCCGTGCAACACCTGGTCAACACTAGGGAAGAGTGTGAGGGCCGTGCAACACCTGGTCAACACTAGGGAAGAGTGTGAGGGTCGTGCAACACCTGGTCAACACTAGGGAAGAGTGTGAGGGTCGTGCAACACCTGGTCAACACCAGGGAAGAGTGTGAGGGTCGTGCAACACCTGGTCAACACTAGGGAAGAGTGTGAGGGCCGTGCAACACCTGGTCAACACTAGGGAAGAGTGTGAGGGCCGTGCAACACCTGGTCAACACTAGGGAAGAGTGTGAGGGTCGTGCAACACCTGGTCAACACCAGGGAAGAGTGTGAGGGTCGTGCAACACCTGGTCAACACCAGGGGAAGAGTGTGAGGGCCGTGCAACACCTGGTCAACACCAGGGAAGAGTGTGAGGGTCGTGCAACACCTGGTCAACACCAGGGAAGAGTGTGAGGGCCGTGCAACACCTGGTCAACACTAGGGAAGAGTGTGAGGGTCGTGCAACACCTGGTCAACACCAGGGAAGAGTGTGAGGGCCGTGCAACACCTGGTCAACACCAGGGAAGAGTGTGAGGGTCGTGCAACACCTGGTCAACACCAGGGAAGAGTGTGAGGGTCGTGCAACACCTGGTCAACACCAGGGAAGAGTGTGAGGGCCGTGCAACACCTGGTCAACACCAGGGAAGAGTGTGAGGGCCGTGCATCACCTGGTCAACACTAGGGAAGAGTGTGAGGGTCATGCAACACCTGGTCAACACCAGGGAAGAGTGTGAGGGCCGTGCAACACCTGGTCAACACTAGGGAAGAGTGTGAGGGCCGTGCATCACCTGGTCAACACTAGGGAAGAGTGTGAGGGTCATGCAACACCTGGTCAACACCAGGGAAGAGTGTGAGGGCCGTGCAACACCTGGTCAACACCAGGGAAGAGTGTGAGGGCCGTGCAACACCTGGTCAACACTAGGGAAGAGTGTGAGGGTCATGCAACACCTGGTCAACACCAGGGAAGAGTGTGAGGGTCATGCAACACCTGGTCAACACCAGGGAAGAGTGTGAGGGCCGTGCAACACCTGGTCAACACTAGGGAAGAGTGTGAGGGCCGTGCAACACCTGGTCAACACCAGGGAAGAGTGTGAGGGCCGTGCAACACCAGGGAAGAGTGTGAGGGCCGTGCAACACCAGGGAAGAGTGTGAGGGTCGTGCAATACCTGGTCAACACCAGGGAAGAGTGTGAGGGCCGTGCAACACCTGGTCAACACTAGGGAAGAGTGTGAGGGCCGTGCAACACCTGGTCAACACCAGGGAAGAGTGTGAGGGCCGTGCAACACCTGGTCAAGACCAGGGAAGAGTGTGAGGGCCGTGCAACACCTGGTCAACACCAGGGAAGAGTGTGAGGGTCGTGCAACACCTggtcaacaccaggggaacagtgTGAGGGCCGTGCAACACCTGGTCAACACCAGGGAAGAGTGTGAGGGCCATGCAACACCTGGTCAACACCAGGGAAGAGTGTGAGGGCCGTGCAACACCTGGTCAACACCAGGGAAGAGTGTGAGGGCCGTGCAACACCTGGTCAACACCAGGGAAGAGTGTGAGGGTC of the Procambarus clarkii isolate CNS0578487 chromosome 56, FALCON_Pclarkii_2.0, whole genome shotgun sequence genome contains:
- the LOC138353236 gene encoding adhesive plaque matrix protein-like; the encoded protein is MSSNTEQYRAIPSNTEQYQAIPSNTRQYRAMSSNVEQYRAIPSNTKQYRAIPGNTEQYQAIPSNVEQCRAIPSNTEQYQAIPSNTRQYRAIPGNTEQYQAIPGNTRQYRAIPGNTEQYQAIPSNTRQYQAIPGNTEQYRAIPGNTEQYQAIPGNTRQYQAIPSNTEPYRAIPGNTEQYRAIPSNTEQYQAIPSNTEQYQAIPSNTKQYQAIPGNTK